A genomic stretch from Halichoerus grypus chromosome 7, mHalGry1.hap1.1, whole genome shotgun sequence includes:
- the DISP1 gene encoding protein dispatched homolog 1 isoform X6: MGVEVRPEFTSSLLSGPRNWNMAVSNGNSDFVVLSNGSSATSAPKPGALTACDGDLASQQLTPREAPKTKTTQTFQVAKKIRSHPQFGDLCQRATATSCCPSWTLGNYIAVLNNRSSCQKIVERDVSHTLKLLRACAKHYHNGTLEPDCWDAGARRKGQLKCTGVPRKCTRYNAVYQILHYLVDKDFLPLKAADPAAPALKYSMLFSPTEKGESMMDIYLDNFEPWNGSDGVTTVAGIEFGIKHSLFQDYLLTDTAYPAIAVLLVLLVMCAYTRSLFITLMTMFAVISSLIVSYFLYRVVFNFEFFPFMNLTALVILVGIGADDAFVLCDVWSYTKFDRPHAATTETVGVTLQHAALSMFVTSFTTAAAFYANYVSNITAIRCFGVYAGTAILVNYVLMVTWLPAVVVLHERYLLNMFSCFKKPPQQVYEGKSCWTVARRTCHRALFAVSEASRIFFEKVLPCIVIKFRYLWLLWFLALTVGGAYVVCVNPKMKLPSLELSEFQLFRPSHPFERYDAEYKKLFMFERVHRGEELHMPITVVWGVSPEDNGDPLNPKSKGKLALDGSFNIASPASQVWILHFCQKLRNQTFFYQTGEQDFTSCFIETFKQWMENQDCDEPALYLCCRRWSFPYKQEVFELCIKRAIMELERGTGYHLDSKTPGPRFDVNDTIRAVVLEFQSTYLFTLAYEKMHQFYEEVDAWISRELSSAPEGLSNGWFVSNLEFYDLQDSLSNGTLVAMGLSVAVAFSVMLLTTWNVIVSLYAIMSIAGTIFVTVGALVLLGWELNVLESVIISVAVGLSVDFAVHYGVAYRLAPDADREGKVIFSLSRMGSAIAMAALTTFVAGAMMMPSTVLAYTQLGTFMMLIMCVSWAFATFFFQCMCRCLGPQGTCGQIPLPRKLRCSAFSHALSATPADKGQSKTHAVNAYRLDPRAQKPDVEHEFYELEPLTSHSCTASGKAAYEETHMCSEFFGGQAKSLGLPVHAAYSPSSRHEASPASFPPALEQHTLCHFFSLSQRCGCPNAYRHLSPSPHVCQQAGDGLCPRCAAAATTSSLVHVQKGVAPLQAAQQAPEGFMCAVPHIRHCACLQGRARRPGAQSPLPTGLFLHPVQHGQAQEKGGKASAHGAQGMGEPSPQTPEPPSFVRRSPGSLRKLNCCDPENSQRGLSRNRELGNMEGSGGAWNKGSGLGAQADEADRKAEPCLSQDSEHSNQKEPKPVFNRGTGDARCCPNDPQSCGRGVRLTCGSAGRQMPELEASGPPALTHSELSGESLLIKTL, encoded by the coding sequence ATTAGATCCCACCCGCAGTTTGGCGACCTGTGCCAGAGGGCCACGGCCACGTCCTGCTGCCCCAGCTGGACGCTGGGGAATTACATCGCTGTCCTCAACAACAGGTCGTCCTGCCAGAAGATTGTGGAGCGAGACGTGTCTCACACGCTGAAGCTGCTGCGCGCATGCGCCAAGCACTACCACAACGGCACCCTGGAGCCCGACTGCTGGGACGCAGGcgccaggaggaaggggcagctcAAGTGCACGGGCGTGCCACGCAAGTGCACCAGGTACAATGCTGTGTATCAGATCCTGCACTACTTGGTGGACAAGGACTTCCTGCCCCTGAAGGCGGCTGACCCTGCCGCGCCGGCACTCAAGTACAGCATGCTCTTCTCtcccacagagaagggggagagcaTGATGGACATTTACCTGGACAACTTCGAGCCCTGGAACGGCTCAGATGGCGTCACCACCGTCGCCGGCATCGAGTTCGGCATCAAACACAGCCTGTTCCAGGACTACCTCCTCACGGACACCGCGTACCCGGCCATCGCGGTCCTGCTGGTCCTCCTGGTCATGTGCGCCTACACCAGGTCCCTGTTCATCACGCTGATGACCATGTTCGCTGTCATCAGCTCCCTCATCGTCTCCTATTTTCTCTACCGCGTGGTGTTCAACTTTGAGTTCTTCCCTTTCATGAACCTCACCGCACTTGTTATTCTGGTTGGAATTGGCGCTGATGACGCGTTTGTCCTGTGTGATGTGTGGAGCTACACCAAGTTCGACCGGCCGCACGCGGCGACCACAGAGACGGTGGGTGTCACTCTGCAGCACGCGGCACTGTCCATGTTCGTCACCAGCTTCACTACGGCCGCCGCCTTCTATGCCAACTACGTGAGCAACATCACCGCCATCCGCTGCTTCGGCGTGTACGCGGGGACCGCCATCCTGGTGAACTATGTGCTGATGGTTACGTGGCTCCCGGCCGTTGTCGTCCTGCACGAGCGCTACCTCCTCAACATGTTCAGCTGCTTCAAGAAGCCGCCGCAGCAGGTCTACGAGGGCAAGAGCTGCTGGACTGTGGCCCGCCGGACGTGCCACAGAGCGCTGTTTGCCGTTTCAGAAGCATCGCGCATTTTTTTTGAGAAGGTGTTGCCGTGCATCGTTATTAAGTTCCGCTACCTTTGGCTGCTGTGGTTCCTGGCCCTGACCGTGGGTGGGGCCTACGTCGTATGCGTGAACCCCAAGATGAAGCTGCCCTCCCTGGAGCTGTCTGAGTTTCAGCTGTTCAGGCCCTCCCACCCCTTTGAGCGCTACGACGCCGAGTACAAGAAGCTCTTCATGTTTGAGCGCGTCCACCGTGGCGAGGAGCTGCACATGCCCATCACTGTGGTTTGGGGCGTGTCCCCAGAAGACAACGGCGACCCCCTGAACCCCAAGAGTAAAGGGAAGCTGGCGTTGGACGGCAGCTTTAACATCGCAAGCCCGGCTTCCCAGGTCTGGATCTTGCACTTCTGTCAGAAACTGAGAAACCAGACTTTCTTCTACCAGACGGGGGAACAGGACTTCACCAGCTGCTTCATCGAGACGTTCAAGCAGTGGATGGAGAACCAGGACTGCGACGAGCCCGCCCTGTACCTGTGCTGCCGGCGCTGGAGCTTCCCCTACAAGCAGGAGGTCTTCGAGCTGTGCATCAAGAGGGCCATCATGGAGCTGGAGAGGGGTACAGGCTACCATCTGGACAGCAAGACCCCGGGGCCGCGGTTCGATGTCAATGACACCATCCGGGCGGTGGTGCTGGAGTTCCAGAGCACCTACCTCTTCACGCTGGCCTACGAGAAGATGCACCAGTTCTATGAGGAGGTGGATGCCTGGATCTCCCGGGAGCTGAGCTCTGCCCCCGAGGGCCTCAGCAACGGCTGGTTCGTCAGCAATCTGGAGTTCTACGACCTCCAGGATAGCCTGTCCAACGGCACGCTCGTTGCCATGGGGCTGTCCGTGGCCGTGGCCTTCAGTGTTATGCTGCTTACCACCTGGAACGTCATCGTAAGCCTGTACGCCATCATGTCTATCGCCGGGACCATATTTGTCACCGTCGGCGCCCTCGTcctgctgggctgggagctgAACGTCCTGGAGTCTGTCATCATTTCCGTGGCCGTTGGCCTGTCCGTGGACTTTGCTGTCCACTACGGGGTTGCTTACCGCCTGGCCCCGGATGCCGACCGGGAGGGGAAGGTGATCTTCTCCCTGAGCCGCATGGGCTCCGCCATTGCCATGGCCGCCCTGACCACCTTTGTGGCCGGGGCCATGATGATGCCATCCACGGTTCTGGCATACACCCAGCTGGGCACCTTCATGATGCTCATCATGTGCGTCAGCTGGGCCTTTGCCACCTTCTTTTTTCAGTGCATGTGCCGCTGCCTCGGGCCGCAGGGCACCTGTGGGCAGATTCCGCTGCCCAGGAAGCTCCGGTGCAGTGCCTTCTCCCACGCCCTGTCTGCGACCCCTGCCGACAAGGGGCAGAGCAAAACACATGCCGTGAATGCATATCGTTTAGACCCCAGGGCCCAGAAACCCGACGTGGAGCACGAGTTCTATGAATTAGAGCCTCTGACATCCCACAGCTGCACCGCATCTGGGAAGGCGGCTTATGAGGAGACCCACATGTGCTCTGAGTTTTTCGGCGGCCAGGCCAAGAGTCTGGGGCTGCCTGTGCACGCCGCTTACAGTCCAAGCTCCAGACACGAAGCCAGCCCCGCCTCCTTCCCGCCCGCTCTCGAGCAGCACACCCTGTGTCACTTCTTCTCTCTCAGTCAGAGGTGTGGTTGCCCAAACGCCTACAGACACCTGAGCCCCAGCCCGCATGTGTGCCAGCAGGCAGGTGACGGCCTGTGCCCCCGatgcgccgccgccgccaccaccagcAGCTTAGTGCACGTGCAGAAGGGCGTGGCGCCCCTGCAGGCTGCGCAGCAGGCCCCCGAAGGCTTCATGTGCGCCGTCCCACACATCCGCCACTGCGCCTGCCTGCAGGGCAGAGCCAGACGGCCAGGAGCACAGAGTCCTCTGCCCACAGGCCTCTTCCTCCACCCGGTGCAGCACGGGCAGGCCCAGGAGAAAGGCGGCAAGGCCAGCGCCCACGGCGCCCAGGGCATGGGAGAGCCCAGTCCACAGACGCCAGAGCCACCGTCCTTTGTCCGCAGAAGCCCCGGGTCCTTGCGAAAACTGAACTGCTGTGATCCCGAAAACAGCCAAAGGGGACTCTCCAGAAACAGAGAGCTCGGGAACATGGAGGGCAGCGGAGGGGCCTGGAACAAGGGCtcggggctgggggctcaggcGGACGAGGCAGATAGGAAAGCAGAGCCGTGCCTGTCACAGGACTCGGAACATTCAAATCAGAAAGAACCGAAACCCGTATTTAACCGTGGCACGGGGGACGCCCGGTGCTGCCCTAATGACCCCCAGAGCTGTGGCCGAGGGGTCCGGCTGACGTGCGGTTCTGCGGGCCGTCAGATGCCAGAGCTTGAAGCCAGTGGGCCCCCTGCGCTGACACACTCGGAACTTTCTGGTGAAAGTTTGTTAATAAAAACACTTTAA
- the DISP1 gene encoding protein dispatched homolog 1 isoform X7 — MFCETFLGLCHGRLLRVLSVLCLPLSPPRALQTTQTFQVAKKIRSHPQFGDLCQRATATSCCPSWTLGNYIAVLNNRSSCQKIVERDVSHTLKLLRACAKHYHNGTLEPDCWDAGARRKGQLKCTGVPRKCTRYNAVYQILHYLVDKDFLPLKAADPAAPALKYSMLFSPTEKGESMMDIYLDNFEPWNGSDGVTTVAGIEFGIKHSLFQDYLLTDTAYPAIAVLLVLLVMCAYTRSLFITLMTMFAVISSLIVSYFLYRVVFNFEFFPFMNLTALVILVGIGADDAFVLCDVWSYTKFDRPHAATTETVGVTLQHAALSMFVTSFTTAAAFYANYVSNITAIRCFGVYAGTAILVNYVLMVTWLPAVVVLHERYLLNMFSCFKKPPQQVYEGKSCWTVARRTCHRALFAVSEASRIFFEKVLPCIVIKFRYLWLLWFLALTVGGAYVVCVNPKMKLPSLELSEFQLFRPSHPFERYDAEYKKLFMFERVHRGEELHMPITVVWGVSPEDNGDPLNPKSKGKLALDGSFNIASPASQVWILHFCQKLRNQTFFYQTGEQDFTSCFIETFKQWMENQDCDEPALYLCCRRWSFPYKQEVFELCIKRAIMELERGTGYHLDSKTPGPRFDVNDTIRAVVLEFQSTYLFTLAYEKMHQFYEEVDAWISRELSSAPEGLSNGWFVSNLEFYDLQDSLSNGTLVAMGLSVAVAFSVMLLTTWNVIVSLYAIMSIAGTIFVTVGALVLLGWELNVLESVIISVAVGLSVDFAVHYGVAYRLAPDADREGKVIFSLSRMGSAIAMAALTTFVAGAMMMPSTVLAYTQLGTFMMLIMCVSWAFATFFFQCMCRCLGPQGTCGQIPLPRKLRCSAFSHALSATPADKGQSKTHAVNAYRLDPRAQKPDVEHEFYELEPLTSHSCTASGKAAYEETHMCSEFFGGQAKSLGLPVHAAYSPSSRHEASPASFPPALEQHTLCHFFSLSQRCGCPNAYRHLSPSPHVCQQAGDGLCPRCAAAATTSSLVHVQKGVAPLQAAQQAPEGFMCAVPHIRHCACLQGRARRPGAQSPLPTGLFLHPVQHGQAQEKGGKASAHGAQGMGEPSPQTPEPPSFVRRSPGSLRKLNCCDPENSQRGLSRNRELGNMEGSGGAWNKGSGLGAQADEADRKAEPCLSQDSEHSNQKEPKPVFNRGTGDARCCPNDPQSCGRGVRLTCGSAGRQMPELEASGPPALTHSELSGESLLIKTL, encoded by the coding sequence ATTAGATCCCACCCGCAGTTTGGCGACCTGTGCCAGAGGGCCACGGCCACGTCCTGCTGCCCCAGCTGGACGCTGGGGAATTACATCGCTGTCCTCAACAACAGGTCGTCCTGCCAGAAGATTGTGGAGCGAGACGTGTCTCACACGCTGAAGCTGCTGCGCGCATGCGCCAAGCACTACCACAACGGCACCCTGGAGCCCGACTGCTGGGACGCAGGcgccaggaggaaggggcagctcAAGTGCACGGGCGTGCCACGCAAGTGCACCAGGTACAATGCTGTGTATCAGATCCTGCACTACTTGGTGGACAAGGACTTCCTGCCCCTGAAGGCGGCTGACCCTGCCGCGCCGGCACTCAAGTACAGCATGCTCTTCTCtcccacagagaagggggagagcaTGATGGACATTTACCTGGACAACTTCGAGCCCTGGAACGGCTCAGATGGCGTCACCACCGTCGCCGGCATCGAGTTCGGCATCAAACACAGCCTGTTCCAGGACTACCTCCTCACGGACACCGCGTACCCGGCCATCGCGGTCCTGCTGGTCCTCCTGGTCATGTGCGCCTACACCAGGTCCCTGTTCATCACGCTGATGACCATGTTCGCTGTCATCAGCTCCCTCATCGTCTCCTATTTTCTCTACCGCGTGGTGTTCAACTTTGAGTTCTTCCCTTTCATGAACCTCACCGCACTTGTTATTCTGGTTGGAATTGGCGCTGATGACGCGTTTGTCCTGTGTGATGTGTGGAGCTACACCAAGTTCGACCGGCCGCACGCGGCGACCACAGAGACGGTGGGTGTCACTCTGCAGCACGCGGCACTGTCCATGTTCGTCACCAGCTTCACTACGGCCGCCGCCTTCTATGCCAACTACGTGAGCAACATCACCGCCATCCGCTGCTTCGGCGTGTACGCGGGGACCGCCATCCTGGTGAACTATGTGCTGATGGTTACGTGGCTCCCGGCCGTTGTCGTCCTGCACGAGCGCTACCTCCTCAACATGTTCAGCTGCTTCAAGAAGCCGCCGCAGCAGGTCTACGAGGGCAAGAGCTGCTGGACTGTGGCCCGCCGGACGTGCCACAGAGCGCTGTTTGCCGTTTCAGAAGCATCGCGCATTTTTTTTGAGAAGGTGTTGCCGTGCATCGTTATTAAGTTCCGCTACCTTTGGCTGCTGTGGTTCCTGGCCCTGACCGTGGGTGGGGCCTACGTCGTATGCGTGAACCCCAAGATGAAGCTGCCCTCCCTGGAGCTGTCTGAGTTTCAGCTGTTCAGGCCCTCCCACCCCTTTGAGCGCTACGACGCCGAGTACAAGAAGCTCTTCATGTTTGAGCGCGTCCACCGTGGCGAGGAGCTGCACATGCCCATCACTGTGGTTTGGGGCGTGTCCCCAGAAGACAACGGCGACCCCCTGAACCCCAAGAGTAAAGGGAAGCTGGCGTTGGACGGCAGCTTTAACATCGCAAGCCCGGCTTCCCAGGTCTGGATCTTGCACTTCTGTCAGAAACTGAGAAACCAGACTTTCTTCTACCAGACGGGGGAACAGGACTTCACCAGCTGCTTCATCGAGACGTTCAAGCAGTGGATGGAGAACCAGGACTGCGACGAGCCCGCCCTGTACCTGTGCTGCCGGCGCTGGAGCTTCCCCTACAAGCAGGAGGTCTTCGAGCTGTGCATCAAGAGGGCCATCATGGAGCTGGAGAGGGGTACAGGCTACCATCTGGACAGCAAGACCCCGGGGCCGCGGTTCGATGTCAATGACACCATCCGGGCGGTGGTGCTGGAGTTCCAGAGCACCTACCTCTTCACGCTGGCCTACGAGAAGATGCACCAGTTCTATGAGGAGGTGGATGCCTGGATCTCCCGGGAGCTGAGCTCTGCCCCCGAGGGCCTCAGCAACGGCTGGTTCGTCAGCAATCTGGAGTTCTACGACCTCCAGGATAGCCTGTCCAACGGCACGCTCGTTGCCATGGGGCTGTCCGTGGCCGTGGCCTTCAGTGTTATGCTGCTTACCACCTGGAACGTCATCGTAAGCCTGTACGCCATCATGTCTATCGCCGGGACCATATTTGTCACCGTCGGCGCCCTCGTcctgctgggctgggagctgAACGTCCTGGAGTCTGTCATCATTTCCGTGGCCGTTGGCCTGTCCGTGGACTTTGCTGTCCACTACGGGGTTGCTTACCGCCTGGCCCCGGATGCCGACCGGGAGGGGAAGGTGATCTTCTCCCTGAGCCGCATGGGCTCCGCCATTGCCATGGCCGCCCTGACCACCTTTGTGGCCGGGGCCATGATGATGCCATCCACGGTTCTGGCATACACCCAGCTGGGCACCTTCATGATGCTCATCATGTGCGTCAGCTGGGCCTTTGCCACCTTCTTTTTTCAGTGCATGTGCCGCTGCCTCGGGCCGCAGGGCACCTGTGGGCAGATTCCGCTGCCCAGGAAGCTCCGGTGCAGTGCCTTCTCCCACGCCCTGTCTGCGACCCCTGCCGACAAGGGGCAGAGCAAAACACATGCCGTGAATGCATATCGTTTAGACCCCAGGGCCCAGAAACCCGACGTGGAGCACGAGTTCTATGAATTAGAGCCTCTGACATCCCACAGCTGCACCGCATCTGGGAAGGCGGCTTATGAGGAGACCCACATGTGCTCTGAGTTTTTCGGCGGCCAGGCCAAGAGTCTGGGGCTGCCTGTGCACGCCGCTTACAGTCCAAGCTCCAGACACGAAGCCAGCCCCGCCTCCTTCCCGCCCGCTCTCGAGCAGCACACCCTGTGTCACTTCTTCTCTCTCAGTCAGAGGTGTGGTTGCCCAAACGCCTACAGACACCTGAGCCCCAGCCCGCATGTGTGCCAGCAGGCAGGTGACGGCCTGTGCCCCCGatgcgccgccgccgccaccaccagcAGCTTAGTGCACGTGCAGAAGGGCGTGGCGCCCCTGCAGGCTGCGCAGCAGGCCCCCGAAGGCTTCATGTGCGCCGTCCCACACATCCGCCACTGCGCCTGCCTGCAGGGCAGAGCCAGACGGCCAGGAGCACAGAGTCCTCTGCCCACAGGCCTCTTCCTCCACCCGGTGCAGCACGGGCAGGCCCAGGAGAAAGGCGGCAAGGCCAGCGCCCACGGCGCCCAGGGCATGGGAGAGCCCAGTCCACAGACGCCAGAGCCACCGTCCTTTGTCCGCAGAAGCCCCGGGTCCTTGCGAAAACTGAACTGCTGTGATCCCGAAAACAGCCAAAGGGGACTCTCCAGAAACAGAGAGCTCGGGAACATGGAGGGCAGCGGAGGGGCCTGGAACAAGGGCtcggggctgggggctcaggcGGACGAGGCAGATAGGAAAGCAGAGCCGTGCCTGTCACAGGACTCGGAACATTCAAATCAGAAAGAACCGAAACCCGTATTTAACCGTGGCACGGGGGACGCCCGGTGCTGCCCTAATGACCCCCAGAGCTGTGGCCGAGGGGTCCGGCTGACGTGCGGTTCTGCGGGCCGTCAGATGCCAGAGCTTGAAGCCAGTGGGCCCCCTGCGCTGACACACTCGGAACTTTCTGGTGAAAGTTTGTTAATAAAAACACTTTAA